In Ailuropoda melanoleuca isolate Jingjing chromosome 11, ASM200744v2, whole genome shotgun sequence, a genomic segment contains:
- the MOB1B gene encoding MOB kinase activator 1B isoform X1, with translation MSFLFGSRSSKTFKPKKNIPEGSHQYELLKHAEATLGSGNLRMAVMLPEGEDLNEWVAVNTVDFFNQINMLYGTITDFCTEESCPVMSAGPKYEYHWADGTNIKKPIKCSAPKYIDYLMTWVQDQLDDETLFPSKIGVPFPKNFMSVAKTILKRLFRVYAHIYHQHFDPVIQLQEEAHLNTSFKHFIFFVQEFNLIDRRELAPLQELIEKLTSKDR, from the exons tGGTAGCCGCTCCTCTAAAACGTTTAAACCaaagaagaacattccagagggTTCTCACCAGTATGAACTCTTAAAGCATGCAGAAGCCACACTTGGTAGTGGCAATCTCCGGATGGCTGTCATGCTTCCTGAGGGGGAAGATCTAAATGAATGGGTTGCAGTGAACA CTGTGGATTTCTTCAATCAGATTAATATGCTTTATGGAACaataacagatttctgtacagaGGAAAGTTGTCCAGTGATGTCAGCTGGCCCAAA ATATGAGTATCATTGGGCAGATGGAACAAACATAAAGAAGCCTATTAAGTGCTCTGCGCCAAAGTATATTGATTACCTGATGACTTGGGTTCAGGACCAGTTGGATGATGAGACATTATTTCCATCAAAAATTG GTGTCCCGTTCCCGAAGAATTTCATGTCTGTAGCAAAAACAATACTCAAACGCCTCTTTAGGGTTTATGCTCACATTTATCATCAGCATTTTGACCCTGTGATCCAGCTTCAGGAGGAAGCGCATCTCAATACATCATtcaagcactttattttttttgtccag GAATTCAACCTTATTGATAGAAGAGAACTTGCACCACTTCAAGAACTGAttgaaaaactcacctcaaaggACAGATAA
- the MOB1B gene encoding MOB kinase activator 1B isoform X2, translated as MAVMLPEGEDLNEWVAVNTVDFFNQINMLYGTITDFCTEESCPVMSAGPKYEYHWADGTNIKKPIKCSAPKYIDYLMTWVQDQLDDETLFPSKIGVPFPKNFMSVAKTILKRLFRVYAHIYHQHFDPVIQLQEEAHLNTSFKHFIFFVQEFNLIDRRELAPLQELIEKLTSKDR; from the exons ATGGCTGTCATGCTTCCTGAGGGGGAAGATCTAAATGAATGGGTTGCAGTGAACA CTGTGGATTTCTTCAATCAGATTAATATGCTTTATGGAACaataacagatttctgtacagaGGAAAGTTGTCCAGTGATGTCAGCTGGCCCAAA ATATGAGTATCATTGGGCAGATGGAACAAACATAAAGAAGCCTATTAAGTGCTCTGCGCCAAAGTATATTGATTACCTGATGACTTGGGTTCAGGACCAGTTGGATGATGAGACATTATTTCCATCAAAAATTG GTGTCCCGTTCCCGAAGAATTTCATGTCTGTAGCAAAAACAATACTCAAACGCCTCTTTAGGGTTTATGCTCACATTTATCATCAGCATTTTGACCCTGTGATCCAGCTTCAGGAGGAAGCGCATCTCAATACATCATtcaagcactttattttttttgtccag GAATTCAACCTTATTGATAGAAGAGAACTTGCACCACTTCAAGAACTGAttgaaaaactcacctcaaaggACAGATAA